A genomic window from Nematostella vectensis chromosome 9, jaNemVect1.1, whole genome shotgun sequence includes:
- the LOC5511011 gene encoding alpha-L-fucosidase isoform X2 → MIRWVFLVACFSFVLARSSSFELKKYIDDVPEVRSPIKRELSKTQKPLITLQKGHNPSKANKQLIKEMTQVKSKQKDHHAKRGSIAHAQKPSKRARKIVNHPKAMFASVIRSQQKDDSYYELNQIPYYSTPDWESLDARPLPSWYEDAKFGIFVHWGLYSVPGVGSEWFWYHWRQGYPEIMEYMWRNYPPGFSYADFASKLKAEMFNATAWHELIAKSGARYFVFTGKHHDGFVNWNTSYSWNWNSVDNGPHRDIVGELASVFHMYGDIKFGLYYSLYEWFNPLYLKDKRKNFMTDEYVKTVVKPQLRELVNKYMPDILWADGDWEAKDSYWGSKEFLTWLYNDSPVASSIVVNDRWGRGCGCNHGGVLVCADRFNPGHMMHRPWENAMTIDKKSWGYRRNAKLSEYLSTYDLIRELASTVSCGGNLLMNIAPAPDGSIPLIFQERLEEMGDWLQFNGEAIYGSRPWKAQNDSRNGNVWYTTKDGYVYAIVLEWPTSGTLLLGAPVPSQNTTVTMLGLTGEFSWYVHYDKINGAEEIPHEVGVPETETQIEGTGSHLEEVGSHQEGIGNQMIETGGELEETTHEGHSVESIEHVGQGEALGPQQKDQRDGNDKTGNATNEKTGKARNVIEISDGSGSGSSGEATRKGYDGFDAYAFAIEVPAIPIFELPSKLAWVFKIKDVK, encoded by the exons ATGATTCGCTGGGTATTCTTAGTGGCTTGCTTTAGTTTCGTGTTGGCAAGGTCTTCTTCCtttgaactaaaaaaatacatcgaCGATGTCCCTGAGGTACGATCACCCATTAAACGGGAGCTGTCAAAGACACAAAAGCCACTAATTACCTTACAAAAAGGCCATAACCCCAGCAAGGCAAATAAACAACTAATCAAAGAAATGACACAAGTGAAGTCGAAGCAAAAGGACCACCATGCCAAGAGAGGTTCTATAGCGCATGCCCAGAAGCCGTCCAAACGCGCGCGAAAGATCGTCAACCATCCTAAGGCGATGTTCGCAAGCGTAATTCGCTCTCAGCAGAAAGATGACTCGTATTACGAGCTGAATCAAATCCCGTATTACTCGACCCCCGACTGGGAATCCCTGGACGCGCGGCCACTACCCTCGTGGTACGAAGACGCGAAGTTCGGGATCTTCGTGCACTGGGGACTGTACTCGGTCCCGGGGGTGGGTAGTGAGTGGTTCTGGTATCACTGGAGACAGGGCTACCCGGAGATCATGGAGTACATGTGGAGGAACTACCCCCCCGGATTCAGTTACGCTGACTTCGCATCAAAGCTCAAGGCGGAGATGTTCAATGCGACCGCGTGGCATGAGCTCATCGCGAAGTCTGGGGCGAG ATATTTTGTCTTCACCGGTAAACACCACGATGGATTCGTGAACTGGAATACTAGCTATTCGTGGAACTGGAACTCGGTTGATAATGGACCACACAGGGATATCGTAG GTGAACTAGCGAGTGTGTTCCATATGTATGGTGATATCAAGTTTGGCTTGTACTACTCGCTCTACGAGTGGTTCAACCCACTTTATCTCAAGGACAAGAGAAAGAACTTCATGACCGACGAATATGTCAAG ACTGTGGTAAAGCCGCAACTGCGGGAGCTGGTCAACAAATACATGCCGGACATCCTGTGGGCCGACGGAGACTGGGAAGCAAAAGACTCGTACTGGGGCAGCAAGGAGTTCCTCACATGGCTCTACAATGACAG CCCTGTCGCCTCGTCCATTGTCGTGAATGACCGGTGGGGGAGAGGGTGCGGATGTAATCACGGTGGAGTGCTCGTCTGTGCTGACAGGTTCAATCCCG GTCACATGATGCACCGTCCGTGGGAGAACGCCATGACGATCGATAAGAAGTCGTGGGGTTATCGGAGGAACGCGAAGCTGAGCGAGTATCTAAGTACATATGACTTGATTCGTGAGCTCGCCTCGACCGTCAG CTGCGGTGGTAATCTCCTAATGAACATTGCGCCTGCGCCGGATGGGTCCATACCGCTGATATTCCAGGAGCGGCTCGAAGAGATGGGGGACTGGTTACAATTCAATGGTGAAGCCATATATGGTAGCAGACCCTGGAAAGCACAAAACGACTCGCGAAATGGAAACGTGTG gtaCACGACTAAGGATGGCTATGTATACGCCATCGTCCTAGAGTGGCCAACATCTGGGACTCTTCTCCTGGGGGCCCCAGTCCCCTCTCAGAATACCACGGTCACCATGCTGGGTCTGACAGGGGAGTTCTCGTGGTACGTGCACTATGACAAGATAAATGGCGCTGAGGAGATCCCACATGAGGTTGGTGTTCCGGAAACGGAAACTCAAATCGAAGGAACCGGAAGTCATCTGGAAGAAGTCGGAAGTCACCAGGAAGGCATCGGAAATCAAATGATTGAGACCGGAGGTGAGCTCGAGGAGACTACACATGAAGGTCACTCAGTTGAATCTATAGAGCACGTTGGTCAGGGAGAGGCCTTGGGTCCACAACAGAAAGATCAGCGTGACGGAAATGATAAAACCGGAAATGCTACAAACGAGAAAACCGGGAAAGCAAGGAATGTAATCGAAATTTCTGACGGGAGCGGGAGTGGCAGCAGTGGAGAAGCGACAAGAAAAGGTTACGATGGTTTCGACGCGTATGCATTTGCAATCGAGGTTCCAGCGATCCCCATATTTGAGTTACCATCCAAGTTGGCCTGGGTGTTCAAGATAAAAGATGTCAAATGA
- the LOC5511011 gene encoding alpha-L-fucosidase isoform X1, with product MIRWVFLVACFSFVLARSSSFELKKYIDDVPEVRSPIKRELSKTQKPLITLQKGHNPSKANKQLIKEMTQVKSKQKDHHAKRGSIAHAQKPSKRARKIVNHPKAMFASVIRSQQKDDSYYELNQIPYYSTPDWESLDARPLPSWYEDAKFGIFVHWGLYSVPGVGSEWFWYHWRQGYPEIMEYMWRNYPPGFSYADFASKLKAEMFNATAWHELIAKSGARYFVFTGKHHDGFVNWNTSYSWNWNSVDNGPHRDIVGELASVFHMYGDIKFGLYYSLYEWFNPLYLKDKRKNFMTDEYVKTVVKPQLRELVNKYMPDILWADGDWEAKDSYWGSKEFLTWLYNDSPVASSIVVNDRWGRGCGCNHGGVLVCADRFNPVGHMMHRPWENAMTIDKKSWGYRRNAKLSEYLSTYDLIRELASTVSCGGNLLMNIAPAPDGSIPLIFQERLEEMGDWLQFNGEAIYGSRPWKAQNDSRNGNVWYTTKDGYVYAIVLEWPTSGTLLLGAPVPSQNTTVTMLGLTGEFSWYVHYDKINGAEEIPHEVGVPETETQIEGTGSHLEEVGSHQEGIGNQMIETGGELEETTHEGHSVESIEHVGQGEALGPQQKDQRDGNDKTGNATNEKTGKARNVIEISDGSGSGSSGEATRKGYDGFDAYAFAIEVPAIPIFELPSKLAWVFKIKDVK from the exons ATGATTCGCTGGGTATTCTTAGTGGCTTGCTTTAGTTTCGTGTTGGCAAGGTCTTCTTCCtttgaactaaaaaaatacatcgaCGATGTCCCTGAGGTACGATCACCCATTAAACGGGAGCTGTCAAAGACACAAAAGCCACTAATTACCTTACAAAAAGGCCATAACCCCAGCAAGGCAAATAAACAACTAATCAAAGAAATGACACAAGTGAAGTCGAAGCAAAAGGACCACCATGCCAAGAGAGGTTCTATAGCGCATGCCCAGAAGCCGTCCAAACGCGCGCGAAAGATCGTCAACCATCCTAAGGCGATGTTCGCAAGCGTAATTCGCTCTCAGCAGAAAGATGACTCGTATTACGAGCTGAATCAAATCCCGTATTACTCGACCCCCGACTGGGAATCCCTGGACGCGCGGCCACTACCCTCGTGGTACGAAGACGCGAAGTTCGGGATCTTCGTGCACTGGGGACTGTACTCGGTCCCGGGGGTGGGTAGTGAGTGGTTCTGGTATCACTGGAGACAGGGCTACCCGGAGATCATGGAGTACATGTGGAGGAACTACCCCCCCGGATTCAGTTACGCTGACTTCGCATCAAAGCTCAAGGCGGAGATGTTCAATGCGACCGCGTGGCATGAGCTCATCGCGAAGTCTGGGGCGAG ATATTTTGTCTTCACCGGTAAACACCACGATGGATTCGTGAACTGGAATACTAGCTATTCGTGGAACTGGAACTCGGTTGATAATGGACCACACAGGGATATCGTAG GTGAACTAGCGAGTGTGTTCCATATGTATGGTGATATCAAGTTTGGCTTGTACTACTCGCTCTACGAGTGGTTCAACCCACTTTATCTCAAGGACAAGAGAAAGAACTTCATGACCGACGAATATGTCAAG ACTGTGGTAAAGCCGCAACTGCGGGAGCTGGTCAACAAATACATGCCGGACATCCTGTGGGCCGACGGAGACTGGGAAGCAAAAGACTCGTACTGGGGCAGCAAGGAGTTCCTCACATGGCTCTACAATGACAG CCCTGTCGCCTCGTCCATTGTCGTGAATGACCGGTGGGGGAGAGGGTGCGGATGTAATCACGGTGGAGTGCTCGTCTGTGCTGACAGGTTCAATCCCG TAGGTCACATGATGCACCGTCCGTGGGAGAACGCCATGACGATCGATAAGAAGTCGTGGGGTTATCGGAGGAACGCGAAGCTGAGCGAGTATCTAAGTACATATGACTTGATTCGTGAGCTCGCCTCGACCGTCAG CTGCGGTGGTAATCTCCTAATGAACATTGCGCCTGCGCCGGATGGGTCCATACCGCTGATATTCCAGGAGCGGCTCGAAGAGATGGGGGACTGGTTACAATTCAATGGTGAAGCCATATATGGTAGCAGACCCTGGAAAGCACAAAACGACTCGCGAAATGGAAACGTGTG gtaCACGACTAAGGATGGCTATGTATACGCCATCGTCCTAGAGTGGCCAACATCTGGGACTCTTCTCCTGGGGGCCCCAGTCCCCTCTCAGAATACCACGGTCACCATGCTGGGTCTGACAGGGGAGTTCTCGTGGTACGTGCACTATGACAAGATAAATGGCGCTGAGGAGATCCCACATGAGGTTGGTGTTCCGGAAACGGAAACTCAAATCGAAGGAACCGGAAGTCATCTGGAAGAAGTCGGAAGTCACCAGGAAGGCATCGGAAATCAAATGATTGAGACCGGAGGTGAGCTCGAGGAGACTACACATGAAGGTCACTCAGTTGAATCTATAGAGCACGTTGGTCAGGGAGAGGCCTTGGGTCCACAACAGAAAGATCAGCGTGACGGAAATGATAAAACCGGAAATGCTACAAACGAGAAAACCGGGAAAGCAAGGAATGTAATCGAAATTTCTGACGGGAGCGGGAGTGGCAGCAGTGGAGAAGCGACAAGAAAAGGTTACGATGGTTTCGACGCGTATGCATTTGCAATCGAGGTTCCAGCGATCCCCATATTTGAGTTACCATCCAAGTTGGCCTGGGTGTTCAAGATAAAAGATGTCAAATGA